CGTACAGGAGCCGGGGCGTGTAGCGGAGCGCCTGGGACTGCAGTTCCACGTCCGGAAACGCTTCTCGCACCTCCCGAATCGCCGTCCGGGGATCGACGTGCCCCGGCAGTTCACCGGTAAGCCTGGGCCTGCCATCGGCCCCGTACCGGAGCAGCGATCGCACCGCTCCGCCGAGGCGATCGAACACGAGCGGCACTGTCGGGCCCGCCACGTGGACTTCGACCCGGCTGTGTTCCGCGGTCGAACTGAGCAATCGCACGCCGAGAACGCCGGACTGGCCCTCGAACGCGTCGACGAGTGCCCCGGCCGGGATGTTCGTCGCGGTGACGTACTGGAGCGCCGTCCCGTCGGGCAGCGTCACCACCTGATCGACGTCGATCCGGACGCTCCCGTCAGCGGCATCGAGAAACGGCTGGAACAGTTCTTCAGAGGACAACTCGATCGAGCGCCACTCGTCGCTGGTCAACTTGTCCTCGCGCTCCTTCAGCGGGGTCGCGTCCTCGAAGCCGACGACGACGTACTCAACACCTCCCTCCTCGTTCAGCACTGGAGCGGAATTACTCGAGAGCCACCGCTCCGTTCCGTCGGGGAGTTCGATCCAGTGTTCGAACCCGTAGTCAGGATCTCCTGTTTCCAGAACGCGAGTGACGGGGTGTTTCGACGGGTACGGGCGTCCCGTCCTCGTAAGAGATCTTCCAGTCCGGTTGGCGGTACGTCCGGCTGGTAATCTCATCACGTTCGAGGCCGAGCGTCTCTTCGGCGCGCTCGTTCGTGAAGGCTATCTCGCCGGACGGTTCGACGACGACGATACTCACGGGACTGGCCTCGAGGATCCGCTCGATCCGGTCCCGCTCCCCGCTTCTCGGCGACTTCGACGGCTCGCTCTCGTTGGGCCGCTCCGGAGCTGTCCGACCGGCGGCCGACAGCGGACGCCACCAGACCCGCGCTCGGGGGCCGATTCGCTTCCAGTCGACGTCGCCACGCTCGGCCAGTGCATCGAGGCGCTCGAACGCAGTCCGGTACTCACAGCCCACCCGCGCCGCGACCTCACTCGTCGCGAGTGGCTCGCACGGGTCGTCTACTCCGCCGAAGACGGCGAGAACGTCCTCCGGCGTCGTCCGGGGCGTAGAACCGCTCATTGACCCGATTGTTGGCGGGCAGACTACCTATGGGTGACGCCCTCGGCTCGCCCGGGGTGAGAACGCGTTGTCTGTCGCCCCTCAGCGGCGGGAGCTACCGATCCAGCGCCCGGACCTTGCGTCGGCGGCTCCAGTCAGGATCGAGCGTCGTCAGACGCCCGGTCCGCGGGATCCACGACCGAACCGGATTCGAGGTCGACGCCGACCTGGTCGCAGAGGTCCGCCATGGGACAGGCCTCCGGGTCGTCCAGGCAGGCGGGTTTGCGCGCTCTGCAGTACTCCCGTCCGAACTGGATCATCGCCGTGTGGCCGAACCCGCACTTCGCTTCGGGGACCGCCCGCTCCAGCGCGGCCCGGACGCCCTCGTGGTCGGCGTCGGCGGGCGCGACGCCCAGCCGGCGGGCGATGCGATGGACGTGGGTGTCGACGGGGAAGACGCCCTCGCGGCCGCCGGCGAACAGCAGCACGCAGTCGGCGGTCTTCGGCCCGACGCCGCTCATGTCCATCAGGGTCTCACGGACCGTCTCGGGGTCCGCCTCGCGGACGAACTCGTCGAACGCCGCGGCGGAGCCGTACTCCTCCAGCACCCGCTTCGAGAGCGCGATCAGCGTCTCGGACTTCTGGTTGTACAACCCGGCCGGCCGGATCGTCTCGGCCAGCGTGGACTGGTCCGCCTCGGCGAGCGCGGCGGCGAGGTCGCCGCCGTCGTCCTCCTCGTCGGCCTCGCCGCCGGGAGCGTACCGCTCCATCAGCGCGTCGTGGGCGGGCTGGCTCGCCTTGTCGGAGGTGTTCTGGCTGAGGACGGTCCGCACGAGACACTCGAGGGCGTCCCGGCCGCCGTAGGTCTTGGTCCAGTACAGTTCCCCTAGTCGGTCTACCACCGCCTCGGCGCGAGTGCCGGCGGTCTCCGGGTCGAACTCGGCGGCGCTCCCCCCGCCGGCCGCTCCGCCGCTGATGTTACGGGCCGGCTCCGGATCCTCGCTCATGGGCGTACCGACGCGGGGAGCGGAGGAAAAGGGCTCGCTATCGCCTGACGGCGAGCGTGAACGTGGCTTCGGCGCCGTCGGCCAG
This genomic interval from Halomicrobium urmianum contains the following:
- a CDS encoding PAS domain-containing protein yields the protein MSGSTPRTTPEDVLAVFGGVDDPCEPLATSEVAARVGCEYRTAFERLDALAERGDVDWKRIGPRARVWWRPLSAAGRTAPERPNESEPSKSPRSGERDRIERILEASPVSIVVVEPSGEIAFTNERAEETLGLERDEITSRTYRQPDWKISYEDGTPVPVETPRHSRSGNRRS
- a CDS encoding endonuclease III domain-containing protein, encoding MSEDPEPARNISGGAAGGGSAAEFDPETAGTRAEAVVDRLGELYWTKTYGGRDALECLVRTVLSQNTSDKASQPAHDALMERYAPGGEADEEDDGGDLAAALAEADQSTLAETIRPAGLYNQKSETLIALSKRVLEEYGSAAAFDEFVREADPETVRETLMDMSGVGPKTADCVLLFAGGREGVFPVDTHVHRIARRLGVAPADADHEGVRAALERAVPEAKCGFGHTAMIQFGREYCRARKPACLDDPEACPMADLCDQVGVDLESGSVVDPADRASDDARS
- a CDS encoding helix-turn-helix domain-containing protein — protein: MLNEEGGVEYVVVGFEDATPLKEREDKLTSDEWRSIELSSEELFQPFLDAADGSVRIDVDQVVTLPDGTALQYVTATNIPAGALVDAFEGQSGVLGVRLLSSTAEHSRVEVHVAGPTVPLVFDRLGGAVRSLLRYGADGRPRLTGELPGHVDPRTAIREVREAFPDVELQSQALRYTPRLLYDVIEEELTDRQLTALRAAYYGGYFDLPRRSSGDEVATRLGVTRQTFNQHLRKAEETVFEQLFEASGKGEAD